DNA from Flavobacterium aestivum:
TCAAAAATTGTAGCATTTTCATCCAATAAAGCCGCTTGATTTTGTGCAAAATATCCAATTTGGGAATTGTGTCCAATTTCAACAGAACCGCTATCAGGCGCAAATTCCTTCATTATAGCTTTGATCATTGTTGATTTTCCTTCTCCATTTTTCCCAACAAAAGCCACCTTTTGCCCTCTTTCAATTACGATATTAGCATCTTTGAAAACCACATGATCTCCATAAGATTTTGACATTTCTTTTACAATAACAGGATATTGACCAGAACGTGCAGCAGGAGGAAATTTCAATCGCAATGCAGAAGTATCCACTTCATCAACCTGAACAATTACTAACTTTTCCAACATCTTAACCCTAGATTGTACCGCATCAGTTTTAGAAAAAGTTCCTTTGAAACGATCGATAAAAGCTCTGTTATCAGCAATCATTTTTTGTTGTTCATCATAGGCTTTCTGCTGATGAATACGACGGTCTTTTCTCAATTCTAAATAATGAGTATATTTTGCTTTGTAATCATAAATACGACCCATTGTTACTTCAATAGTACGATTGGTAATATTATCTACAAAAGCCCTATCGTGTGAAATTACCACAACCGCTTTGGCTGAATTGATCAGGAAATCTTCCAACCATTGAATACTTTCAATATCCATGTGATTGGTAGGCTCATCCAGCAAAATCAAATCTGGTTTTTTCAAAAGGATTTTAGCCAATTCAATTCTCATTCTCCAACCACCTGAAAATTCAGAAGTCTGACGCGTAAAATCTTCTCTTTCAAAACCAAGACCTATTAGAATTTTCTCTACTTCTGCTTCATAATTTACTTCTTCAATCGCATAATATTTCTCGCTTAAGTCCGAAACTCTTTCGATTAATTTCATGTAGGCATCACTTTCATAATCAGTACGGACAGTCAGTTGTTCGTTGATTTCATCGATTTCAGCTTTCATTTTAAAGATTTCGCCAAACGCTTTTGACGCTTCTTCCATTACAGTTGCTCCATCTTTAGTCAATAAATGCTGAGGCAAATAAGCCACAACAGCTTCTTTTGGAACAGAAA
Protein-coding regions in this window:
- a CDS encoding ABC-F family ATP-binding cassette domain-containing protein, whose product is MITINDISVQFGGTTLFSDVSFAINENDKIALMGKNGAGKSTLLKIIAGEGKPSTGSVSVPKEAVVAYLPQHLLTKDGATVMEEASKAFGEIFKMKAEIDEINEQLTVRTDYESDAYMKLIERVSDLSEKYYAIEEVNYEAEVEKILIGLGFEREDFTRQTSEFSGGWRMRIELAKILLKKPDLILLDEPTNHMDIESIQWLEDFLINSAKAVVVISHDRAFVDNITNRTIEVTMGRIYDYKAKYTHYLELRKDRRIHQQKAYDEQQKMIADNRAFIDRFKGTFSKTDAVQSRVKMLEKLVIVQVDEVDTSALRLKFPPAARSGQYPVIVKEMSKSYGDHVVFKDANIVIERGQKVAFVGKNGEGKSTMIKAIMKEFAPDSGSVEIGHNSQIGYFAQNQAALLDENATIFETIDDIAVGDVRTQIKNILGAFMFHGDDITKKVKVLSGGEKTRLAMIKLLLEPVNLLILDEPSNHLDMKTKDIIKDALRDFDGTLILVSHDRDFLDGLATKVFEFGNKRVVEHFEDITGFLAHKKMDSMKEIEK